The proteins below come from a single Cylindrospermopsis raciborskii Cr2010 genomic window:
- a CDS encoding iron-containing alcohol dehydrogenase family protein has product MASLLSTPTTSSFLTLTVAPAKVIRGAGVLRSAAISEISTLGNRPLIVTGKHTLNIYQESLQTIFQSGDLNAFATSYSPDCCEVSLKALRKAVKEHRADVIIGLGGGKSIDTAKLLGHQLQLPVVTIPTSAATCAAWTALSNVYSESGAFLYDVPLCRCPDLLILDYDLIKTAPRETLVAGIGDGIAKWYEASVSSGNMQDTLIIAAVQQARVLRDILLQKSAAALDSPGSQIWQEVVDCSVMLAGVIGGLGGARCRTVAAHAVHNGLTHICGHGSIHGEKVAYGILVQLRLEEMLQGNQLAETARQQLLKFYTEIGLPQKLADLGLGNISLTQLQTAAEIALAPNSDIHRLPFSLSSEQLMAAMISTTAPVLRQRDSSSLTTQTTS; this is encoded by the coding sequence ATGGCTAGTCTATTATCCACCCCCACCACTAGTTCTTTCTTGACATTAACTGTTGCTCCAGCAAAAGTAATCCGAGGTGCTGGTGTTCTCAGGTCAGCTGCTATTTCAGAAATTTCTACCTTAGGGAATCGTCCCCTAATTGTGACAGGAAAACATACTCTCAATATTTATCAGGAGAGTTTACAGACCATCTTCCAAAGTGGAGATTTGAATGCTTTTGCTACTTCCTATAGCCCAGATTGCTGTGAAGTCAGTTTGAAAGCGTTACGGAAAGCAGTTAAGGAACATAGAGCAGATGTGATTATTGGACTAGGTGGCGGCAAATCCATAGACACAGCTAAATTATTAGGACATCAATTACAGTTACCAGTAGTAACAATTCCTACATCTGCTGCTACCTGTGCAGCATGGACAGCTTTATCTAATGTGTATTCTGAATCGGGGGCATTTTTATATGATGTTCCCTTGTGTCGGTGTCCGGATTTGCTGATTTTAGATTATGATTTGATTAAAACCGCACCCCGGGAAACTCTGGTAGCTGGAATTGGAGATGGGATTGCCAAATGGTATGAAGCATCTGTTAGTAGTGGTAATATGCAGGATACACTGATTATTGCCGCAGTCCAACAAGCTAGAGTTTTACGCGATATACTATTACAAAAGTCCGCAGCAGCTTTAGACTCTCCTGGTAGTCAAATTTGGCAAGAGGTGGTAGATTGCAGTGTGATGTTAGCAGGTGTGATTGGTGGTTTAGGGGGAGCCCGCTGTCGTACAGTTGCTGCCCATGCAGTACATAATGGGTTAACTCACATTTGTGGACATGGTAGCATTCATGGAGAAAAGGTGGCATACGGAATTTTAGTGCAATTGCGATTAGAAGAAATGCTTCAGGGCAATCAATTAGCGGAAACCGCTAGACAGCAGTTATTAAAATTCTATACAGAAATTGGACTGCCACAAAAATTGGCGGATTTGGGACTGGGAAATATTTCTTTGACTCAATTGCAAACAGCAGCAGAAATAGCCCTAGCACCTAATTCTGATATCCATCGGTTACCCTTTTCCCTATCCTCGGAACAGTTAATGGCGGCGATGATTTCTACTACCGCTCCGGTTCTAAGACAAAGGGACTCATCATCGTTAACTACCCAAACGACTAGTTGA
- a CDS encoding Ycf51 family protein, protein MPTTADFLQYSQWSGITTIALAALTILALLFKWGLRFRLVGATGFMLVLTAGLFSLSLVPLSRTVIPGAARYTLVYDNGSNQAVIATSPDITPTQLEATLRQAASNLYSYGRMGAGGNNSLTIRARTVLHPETGISTPVYLGKVERTLVTREDPQMLVEVFLDKFRQLPPS, encoded by the coding sequence ATGCCCACTACAGCAGACTTTCTTCAATACTCTCAATGGTCGGGAATCACGACCATAGCACTTGCAGCACTGACAATTTTAGCTCTTCTGTTTAAATGGGGGTTACGTTTTCGCTTGGTAGGTGCAACTGGTTTTATGCTTGTGCTTACAGCAGGACTCTTTTCACTATCCCTAGTTCCCCTGAGTCGTACAGTAATTCCTGGTGCTGCTAGATATACTTTAGTTTATGACAATGGTTCCAATCAGGCTGTAATTGCTACCAGTCCAGATATTACTCCTACCCAGCTGGAAGCAACCTTACGCCAAGCAGCCAGTAATCTATACTCCTACGGGCGCATGGGAGCTGGAGGTAACAACAGTTTGACAATTCGCGCTCGGACAGTTCTCCACCCAGAAACAGGTATATCAACACCTGTCTACTTGGGCAAAGTGGAAAGAACACTAGTTACCCGCGAAGACCCACAAATGTTGGTGGAAGTCTTCTTAGACAAATTTCGCCAGTTACCACCATCCTGA
- a CDS encoding O-antigen ligase family protein codes for MLAANLKQIQQFFVHPHSSLQLPWNSLLLGLLILPINPFFGAIAICWASYKTWSKKYSSIKHKTLNHLLVILSFWFLITTGFTVFAKDQPDTLLGLFNFLPYFVVFAGLTPLITRVSELRQLTWIIVCSSLPVVMIGFAQLFLGWHARWQFLSVVINLTIYPGGEPLGRMSSVFMHANTLAAYLITVLILGLGLWLENYQKIRKKADPLGFIFLSVVIIANFLALILTSSRNGWGIAVVACIAYSLYKRWRLIVAGITGVTASIMLAAFATERIASVFRSFIPYFIWARLNDQMYPDRPLALMRKTQWQFAWDLTLQQPLTGWGLRSFPHLYEQKMGVGINHPHNLFLMLSAETGLITTCLFFVFLAWILISAIKIWYKSSLPKENRLVFLSYLLAFIGWIIFNMVDVTTFDLILSALFWVILAALYGVAHRYEGSHH; via the coding sequence ATGTTGGCAGCCAACTTAAAACAAATTCAACAGTTTTTTGTCCATCCCCATTCTAGTCTACAACTACCATGGAATAGTTTGTTGCTGGGGTTACTGATTCTCCCCATTAATCCATTTTTTGGGGCCATAGCCATTTGTTGGGCATCCTATAAGACCTGGAGCAAAAAATACTCCAGTATTAAACACAAAACCTTGAATCATTTATTGGTAATTTTAAGTTTTTGGTTTTTAATTACTACGGGATTTACAGTATTTGCTAAGGATCAACCAGATACTCTTTTAGGATTATTCAATTTCTTGCCATATTTTGTGGTGTTCGCTGGATTAACTCCTTTAATCACCAGGGTTAGTGAATTACGTCAATTAACTTGGATTATTGTATGTAGTTCTTTACCTGTGGTGATGATTGGTTTCGCACAACTGTTTTTAGGTTGGCATGCAAGATGGCAATTTCTATCAGTGGTGATTAATTTGACAATTTACCCTGGGGGAGAACCCTTGGGAAGAATGTCCTCCGTATTCATGCACGCCAATACTCTAGCAGCTTATCTGATTACCGTATTGATTCTGGGCTTGGGTTTATGGTTAGAAAATTATCAAAAGATCCGCAAAAAAGCAGATCCCCTAGGGTTTATATTTTTAAGTGTAGTGATCATTGCTAACTTTTTAGCTTTGATTTTAACCAGCTCTCGCAATGGGTGGGGAATAGCAGTTGTGGCTTGTATTGCCTATTCTCTTTATAAACGTTGGCGACTAATTGTAGCTGGAATAACGGGGGTAACTGCCAGTATTATGTTAGCAGCCTTTGCAACTGAGAGAATCGCTTCCGTTTTTCGTAGTTTCATTCCCTATTTCATCTGGGCGCGATTAAATGATCAAATGTATCCTGACAGACCCCTGGCATTAATGCGTAAAACCCAGTGGCAGTTTGCTTGGGATTTGACCCTACAACAACCCTTAACCGGTTGGGGTCTACGCAGTTTTCCTCACCTTTATGAGCAAAAAATGGGTGTTGGTATTAACCATCCTCACAATCTGTTTTTAATGCTATCAGCAGAAACTGGTTTAATTACTACCTGCTTGTTTTTTGTCTTTTTGGCTTGGATACTAATTTCTGCTATTAAAATTTGGTATAAGTCCTCTTTACCAAAAGAAAATAGATTGGTCTTTTTGAGTTACCTATTAGCTTTTATAGGCTGGATAATTTTTAACATGGTAGATGTGACTACTTTTGACCTGATATTAAGTGCCCTATTCTGGGTAATTTTAGCAGCTTTATATGGTGTAGCTCATCGCTATGAAGGTTCCCATCATTAA
- a CDS encoding YaaW family protein encodes MDELRTVLELATHEELQDITAILFSRKFNPLDYVHTPEPVMVQSQNRQAWLDTLESRFRFLAADGITVLRKRTDKVTYRQALIQVCRHLKISYYEELSTVDLEAEVFLHLLGKVWRKLPRQQRQKISSRIQSQLLTSDLPNSVLQLLPTDSLGLIFKAGSAVAVTSVIQPYLLKQIACQFATHLATYQVAKQATIVGTEMASRQIKNYVTAQMARRGMTLSAARYGAVRTVFSIVGPVMWAWFLADLGWRTISTNYGRIIPTIFTLAQIRLTRTECWQPT; translated from the coding sequence TTGGATGAACTGAGGACAGTTCTGGAGTTGGCGACCCACGAAGAACTGCAAGACATCACCGCAATTCTGTTCAGTCGTAAATTTAACCCCTTAGATTACGTTCATACCCCGGAACCTGTTATGGTACAAAGCCAAAATCGTCAGGCCTGGTTAGATACTTTAGAGAGTAGATTTCGATTTTTAGCAGCTGATGGAATCACAGTATTGCGTAAGCGTACTGACAAAGTAACATATAGGCAAGCCCTAATCCAAGTTTGTAGACATTTAAAAATATCCTATTATGAAGAATTATCAACCGTTGATTTAGAAGCAGAAGTATTTTTGCATCTTCTAGGAAAAGTTTGGAGAAAATTACCACGACAACAACGGCAAAAAATCTCCTCTCGGATACAATCCCAACTACTAACATCAGATTTACCCAATTCGGTGTTACAATTGTTGCCTACAGATTCTCTAGGATTGATTTTCAAAGCTGGTAGTGCAGTAGCGGTTACTTCCGTGATTCAACCATATTTACTCAAACAAATTGCTTGTCAGTTTGCCACCCATTTAGCCACCTATCAGGTAGCCAAGCAAGCTACCATTGTTGGCACAGAAATGGCCAGTCGACAAATTAAAAACTATGTTACCGCCCAAATGGCCCGACGGGGAATGACCCTCAGTGCTGCTCGTTATGGTGCGGTACGCACGGTTTTTTCCATCGTAGGACCTGTAATGTGGGCCTGGTTTCTAGCAGACTTGGGTTGGCGGACAATTTCTACTAACTATGGTCGTATTATTCCCACTATTTTCACCCTTGCTCAAATTCGTCTCACTCGCACAGAATGTTGGCAGCCAACTTAA
- the thyD gene encoding thylakoid membrane protein ThyD has protein sequence MKVAVTGATGFVGSRLVQCLHDRGEQILVLSRNPRSAARTFPSEVFPNVEILAYTPGVSGVWQNRIAGCDAVVNLAGEPIAQQRWTPEHKLEILNSRKLGTQKIVEAIAEANPKPSVLINASAIGFYGTSQTATFDENSPTGTDFLAQVCQQWEEQAQMVKNYDVRLVILRFGIVLGNGGALGKMITPFKLFAGGPIGSGNQWFSWIHLNDIVNLIIQSLVDPNAQGVYNATAPHPVQMKDLSNTMAQVMNRPAWLPVPGIALEALLGEGAMVVLEGQRVLPQRTQALGFEYQYPLLPSALRQILT, from the coding sequence ATGAAAGTAGCAGTTACTGGAGCAACTGGATTTGTCGGTAGTCGTTTAGTCCAATGTCTACATGACAGAGGTGAACAAATATTAGTGTTGAGTCGTAATCCTAGATCCGCTGCTAGGACTTTTCCTTCCGAGGTTTTTCCCAACGTGGAAATTTTGGCTTACACACCTGGTGTATCCGGAGTCTGGCAAAATAGAATTGCTGGTTGTGATGCTGTGGTAAACCTAGCAGGGGAACCTATCGCACAACAACGCTGGACTCCAGAACACAAGCTGGAGATTCTTAATAGTCGCAAGTTGGGCACCCAAAAAATTGTCGAGGCGATAGCTGAAGCCAACCCTAAACCGTCTGTGTTAATCAATGCTTCAGCTATTGGTTTTTATGGCACTAGTCAAACCGCTACTTTTGATGAAAATAGCCCCACAGGTACAGATTTTCTCGCTCAGGTCTGTCAACAGTGGGAAGAACAAGCACAAATGGTGAAGAATTATGATGTGCGGTTGGTCATTTTGCGCTTTGGTATTGTCCTGGGTAATGGTGGTGCTTTAGGTAAAATGATTACTCCCTTCAAACTTTTTGCGGGCGGTCCCATTGGTAGTGGTAATCAGTGGTTCTCTTGGATTCATCTCAACGATATTGTAAATCTAATCATTCAGTCCTTGGTTGATCCAAATGCACAAGGTGTGTACAATGCCACTGCTCCCCATCCTGTGCAAATGAAAGACCTTAGCAATACAATGGCACAGGTCATGAACCGTCCTGCTTGGCTACCAGTACCCGGAATCGCCCTGGAAGCACTTTTGGGGGAGGGCGCCATGGTGGTTCTGGAAGGACAACGGGTTCTACCTCAACGTACTCAAGCATTGGGTTTTGAGTATCAGTACCCCCTTCTTCCCTCCGCGTTACGGCAAATCTTGACCTGA
- a CDS encoding tetratricopeptide repeat protein — protein MTVTVEELFDTGLQRYKDGESAADLIPVFKEVCDRSPKSGSAWICLAWLYLLEEKGQLAYKAASKAVKINPQDPQGRVNLALAMLETGQKGLREHIIAAQQLIFVNKEWEEDLRNSIEDGLARKPNWNNLAKVKTWLFDIS, from the coding sequence ATGACCGTCACAGTTGAGGAACTATTTGATACGGGGTTACAGCGATATAAAGACGGTGAGTCTGCTGCAGATCTCATCCCTGTTTTTAAAGAGGTGTGCGATCGCTCACCGAAATCAGGTTCCGCATGGATATGTTTAGCCTGGTTGTATCTTTTAGAAGAGAAAGGGCAACTAGCCTACAAAGCGGCGAGTAAAGCCGTCAAGATCAACCCCCAAGATCCCCAAGGTAGGGTGAATTTAGCCCTAGCCATGTTAGAGACAGGTCAAAAGGGTTTAAGAGAACACATAATAGCTGCCCAGCAATTGATTTTCGTCAATAAAGAATGGGAAGAAGACCTGAGAAATAGTATTGAGGATGGTTTAGCTAGAAAGCCCAATTGGAACAATTTAGCTAAAGTGAAAACATGGTTATTTGACATCAGTTAA
- a CDS encoding iron-sulfur cluster assembly accessory protein: protein MTPVAQTQQRGIILSEAALRQVKSLQAQQGQDLCLRVGVRQGGCSGMSYMMDFEDLSKITPQDDVFDYDGFKIVCDRKSLLYLYGLMLDYSNAMIGGGFQFTNPNASQTCGCGKSFGV, encoded by the coding sequence ATGACACCAGTAGCTCAAACTCAACAACGCGGAATTATTCTCAGTGAAGCCGCATTACGTCAAGTAAAATCCCTCCAAGCTCAACAAGGCCAGGATCTATGCCTGAGGGTGGGAGTTCGTCAAGGCGGTTGTTCTGGAATGTCCTACATGATGGATTTTGAAGACCTCTCTAAAATTACCCCCCAGGATGACGTTTTTGATTACGATGGCTTTAAAATTGTTTGCGATCGCAAGAGTTTGTTGTATCTATATGGATTAATGCTTGACTACAGCAATGCCATGATTGGTGGAGGTTTCCAATTTACCAATCCCAATGCTTCCCAAACCTGTGGTTGTGGCAAATCCTTTGGAGTGTAA
- a CDS encoding ribbon-helix-helix domain-containing protein, protein MTNKKWAVKRITVNLATQEAEKLEKYCQQTGRPATDVIRELIRSLPNNNEYKSLAIEGLSSSHF, encoded by the coding sequence ATGACTAACAAAAAATGGGCTGTTAAACGCATAACCGTCAATCTGGCAACACAAGAAGCCGAAAAACTGGAAAAATATTGTCAACAAACCGGAAGACCAGCTACAGATGTGATTCGTGAACTCATTAGGAGCTTACCCAATAATAATGAGTATAAGTCCTTAGCAATCGAAGGTCTATCCAGCTCTCACTTTTAG
- a CDS encoding DUF6930 domain-containing protein translates to MTGFSPSTIRRLKKLTQVPCVWEGDRRTLLSPVVSEEFELPAGECILWVDGSEGVIRSMEVIGSVQGREAMVRTLIQAMEHPQGGDKRARPQKILVRDREVQFYLRGILQDLDITVDYSPELPLIDQIFQSFGEAMESYVPPLPPKYAEDLTKKAYKIWEMAPWEFVHPNKIISIEINKWDIEKLYVSIMGGANYTLLFYRSAESLTRFWTDFYQSYEESEDDSLESAFLQQDCLFLTFDSIDEDDEDLDTEDEDDIDIGYLPSSEIEPNFGTIHPLEGLSPILYEEEAQIMYVALESVIRFLRDHKRPLSQKDFPVITRRYRISVPDCDQGNQNVSVNICTMPEIYSQLHGIEDANLVEGDFEQIDQLRDDLIPNGCLLSIGTITWNSLTSLPPTIRHLGGHQIKTKCDTIPVVLVQTSRAKANTIIKNIRDAGDITGICFITVDSHQDGKKFDLSILQTQNEDLFLITEFSRDDESYIASRKRWNRACRLNGGHCGLVITKGLSTTRANPGINDIMAFFDGKCITPEELGIDFSEI, encoded by the coding sequence ATGACCGGTTTTAGTCCATCCACTATTCGTAGATTAAAGAAGTTGACCCAAGTACCCTGTGTATGGGAAGGAGATCGCCGTACACTTTTGTCACCAGTGGTCAGTGAAGAATTTGAATTACCAGCTGGGGAGTGCATTCTCTGGGTGGATGGTTCGGAGGGAGTGATTAGAAGTATGGAGGTAATAGGCTCAGTACAAGGAAGGGAAGCCATGGTACGTACTCTAATACAGGCGATGGAACATCCGCAAGGTGGAGATAAACGTGCCAGACCGCAAAAAATCCTCGTACGGGACAGAGAAGTTCAATTTTACCTGCGGGGGATTTTACAGGATTTGGACATTACAGTTGATTATTCACCGGAACTACCACTGATTGATCAAATTTTCCAGTCCTTTGGCGAAGCGATGGAAAGTTATGTGCCCCCTTTACCCCCAAAATACGCAGAAGACCTTACAAAGAAGGCTTACAAAATTTGGGAAATGGCCCCATGGGAATTCGTTCATCCAAATAAGATTATTTCCATAGAAATTAATAAATGGGATATAGAAAAACTCTATGTCTCAATTATGGGAGGTGCTAATTATACTTTATTGTTCTACCGTTCTGCGGAATCTCTGACAAGATTCTGGACAGATTTTTACCAGTCCTATGAAGAATCTGAGGACGATTCTTTGGAATCGGCTTTTCTCCAGCAGGATTGCCTATTTCTTACTTTTGATTCCATAGATGAGGATGATGAAGACTTGGACACAGAAGATGAAGATGATATAGATATAGGGTATTTACCATCCTCAGAAATTGAGCCCAATTTTGGCACCATCCATCCTCTGGAAGGATTAAGCCCCATTCTATACGAAGAAGAAGCGCAGATTATGTATGTTGCACTCGAAAGCGTCATCCGTTTTCTGCGTGACCATAAACGTCCCCTGTCCCAAAAGGATTTCCCAGTAATTACCCGACGCTATCGCATTTCTGTACCTGATTGTGATCAAGGCAATCAAAATGTATCTGTCAATATTTGTACTATGCCAGAAATATATTCACAGTTACATGGGATTGAAGATGCCAATTTAGTGGAAGGTGATTTCGAGCAGATAGATCAATTGCGGGATGACTTAATACCGAACGGTTGTTTACTGTCTATCGGAACCATAACCTGGAACAGCTTAACTTCCCTACCTCCTACCATTAGACATTTAGGAGGTCACCAAATTAAGACTAAATGTGACACGATACCTGTTGTCTTAGTACAAACTTCTCGTGCAAAAGCAAACACTATCATTAAAAATATTCGCGATGCAGGGGATATTACAGGGATTTGCTTTATTACTGTAGATAGTCACCAAGATGGAAAAAAATTTGACTTGAGTATCCTCCAAACACAAAATGAGGACCTGTTCTTAATTACGGAATTTTCACGCGACGATGAAAGTTATATTGCATCCCGAAAAAGATGGAACAGAGCATGTCGCCTAAATGGTGGCCATTGTGGATTAGTCATTACCAAGGGACTCTCCACCACCCGTGCTAATCCCGGAATCAATGATATTATGGCCTTCTTTGATGGAAAATGTATTACCCCTGAAGAATTAGGCATCGATTTTTCGGAAATATAA
- the zds gene encoding 9,9'-di-cis-zeta-carotene desaturase: protein MRVVIVGAGLAGLATAVDLADAGWEVEIFEARPFVGGKVSSWVDADGNHIEMGLHVFFGCYYNLFELMAKVGAGNNLRLKEHTHVFVNKGGNTGALDFRFITGAPFNGLKAFFTTSQLSLQDKLQNALALGTSPIVRGLIDFEGAMKDIRNLDKISFSEWFYSHGGSKGSIKRMWNPIAYALGFIDCDHISARCMLTIFQFFAAKTEASILRMLEGSPQEYLHQPIVNYLTDRGTKIHTRRQVREIKFTESDSQAEVTGILVAQGEQEELITADAYVFACDVPGIQRVLPPSWRKWSEFDNIYKLDAVPVATVQLRFDGWVTELQDSQKRHQLHQAVGIDNLLYTADADFSCFADLALTSPADYYRPGQGSLMQLVLTPGDPFIKQSNEAIAHHVLKQVHELFPSSRELNMTWYSVVKLAQSLYREAPGMDPYRPDQKTPVGNFFLAGSYTQQDYIDSMEGATISGKRAAKAILASGQSKI from the coding sequence ATGCGTGTTGTAATTGTAGGAGCAGGATTGGCTGGATTAGCTACTGCTGTAGATTTAGCTGATGCGGGTTGGGAGGTGGAAATTTTTGAAGCTCGCCCGTTTGTCGGTGGTAAGGTCAGCAGTTGGGTGGATGCTGATGGCAATCACATAGAAATGGGACTGCATGTGTTTTTTGGATGCTACTACAATCTATTTGAGCTGATGGCAAAGGTGGGAGCAGGCAATAATTTACGTCTCAAGGAACATACTCACGTATTTGTCAATAAGGGTGGAAATACGGGAGCTTTGGACTTTCGATTTATTACTGGTGCGCCTTTTAATGGATTAAAGGCATTTTTTACCACTTCCCAACTTTCATTACAAGATAAGTTACAAAATGCTCTTGCTCTGGGCACTAGTCCTATCGTTCGAGGTCTAATTGACTTTGAAGGAGCTATGAAGGATATCCGCAATCTGGATAAGATTAGCTTTTCTGAGTGGTTTTACAGTCATGGAGGGAGTAAAGGGAGCATCAAACGGATGTGGAATCCTATTGCTTATGCTTTGGGTTTTATCGATTGTGACCATATTTCTGCCCGTTGCATGTTGACAATTTTCCAGTTCTTTGCAGCTAAAACCGAAGCCTCTATTCTACGCATGCTGGAAGGTTCACCTCAAGAATATTTACATCAACCTATTGTTAATTATTTGACGGATAGGGGAACCAAAATTCACACCCGTCGTCAAGTGCGAGAAATTAAATTTACCGAGTCTGACTCCCAAGCTGAGGTTACGGGTATATTGGTCGCTCAGGGTGAGCAGGAAGAACTAATCACAGCAGATGCTTATGTTTTTGCTTGTGATGTGCCAGGAATTCAGCGCGTACTTCCCCCATCCTGGCGCAAGTGGTCAGAATTTGACAATATTTACAAATTAGACGCAGTACCCGTTGCTACTGTGCAACTCCGGTTCGATGGATGGGTCACAGAACTACAAGACTCTCAAAAACGTCACCAGCTCCATCAAGCTGTCGGTATAGATAATTTATTATATACCGCTGATGCTGACTTCTCCTGTTTTGCTGATTTGGCCCTAACCAGTCCCGCAGATTATTATCGCCCCGGACAAGGTTCCCTCATGCAGCTGGTTCTCACACCTGGTGATCCCTTCATTAAACAAAGCAATGAGGCGATCGCTCACCATGTACTCAAGCAAGTTCATGAGTTGTTTCCTTCTTCTAGGGAGTTAAACATGACCTGGTACAGTGTAGTTAAGTTGGCCCAATCTCTCTACAGAGAAGCACCAGGGATGGATCCATACCGTCCGGATCAGAAAACACCTGTGGGCAATTTTTTCCTAGCTGGTAGTTATACGCAACAAGACTATATTGATAGTATGGAGGGGGCGACTATTTCCGGTAAACGAGCAGCTAAGGCAATTTTAGCATCTGGGCAGTCTAAAATTTAA
- a CDS encoding SRPBCC family protein: MADWLEHSVQIEVPVPIELVWELWSDLQQMPKWMKWIDSVNISTDDPTISLWKLSTGGLEFTWKSRILRITSQQIIQWESVDGLPNQGAIRFYDRHQEGSIVKMTVAYAIPGILGKLMDNLFLGRVVESTLQADLERFKQYAVDLQPDTTR, encoded by the coding sequence ATGGCTGACTGGTTAGAGCATAGTGTACAGATAGAAGTTCCAGTTCCCATAGAACTAGTATGGGAATTGTGGTCTGATTTACAACAAATGCCCAAATGGATGAAATGGATTGATTCGGTGAATATCTCCACCGATGACCCCACCATCTCCCTTTGGAAACTGAGCACGGGCGGTCTGGAATTCACCTGGAAATCCCGCATCCTCCGAATTACCTCCCAGCAAATTATTCAGTGGGAATCGGTTGATGGCCTACCAAATCAGGGAGCTATTCGCTTTTATGACCGCCATCAAGAGGGTAGTATTGTCAAGATGACGGTCGCCTACGCTATACCAGGAATCCTTGGTAAGTTGATGGACAATTTGTTTTTAGGTCGGGTGGTGGAATCAACACTCCAAGCAGACTTAGAAAGATTCAAACAGTATGCCGTTGATTTACAACCAGACACAACTAGATAA
- the rpe gene encoding ribulose-phosphate 3-epimerase, with the protein MTQNRSQKPIVIAPSILSANFSRLGEDIRAVDAAGADWIHVDVMDGRFVPNITIGPLVVEAIRPVTTKPLDVHLMIVEPEKYVEGFAKAGADIISVHAEHNASPHLHRTLGQIKELGKQAGVVLNPGTPLQLIEYVLELCDLVLIMSVNPGFGGQSFIPSVVPKIRQLRQMCDEKGLDPWIEVDGGLKANNTWQVLEAGANAIVAGSAVFNAPDYAQAIENIRHSKRPVKELAVSL; encoded by the coding sequence ATGACTCAAAACCGATCTCAAAAGCCCATAGTTATTGCTCCATCCATCCTATCAGCAAACTTTAGTCGTTTAGGCGAAGACATTCGTGCGGTAGATGCAGCAGGAGCAGATTGGATTCACGTTGATGTAATGGATGGACGTTTTGTTCCCAATATTACCATTGGTCCTCTGGTTGTGGAGGCGATTCGTCCAGTTACAACCAAACCCCTGGATGTCCACTTGATGATTGTGGAACCAGAAAAATATGTAGAAGGCTTTGCTAAAGCTGGTGCGGATATTATTTCCGTCCATGCTGAGCATAATGCTTCACCTCATCTGCATCGGACTTTAGGACAAATCAAGGAGCTAGGTAAACAAGCCGGGGTTGTGCTCAATCCTGGGACACCTTTACAACTAATCGAGTATGTACTAGAACTGTGTGATTTAGTGCTGATCATGAGTGTTAACCCTGGTTTTGGTGGACAAAGTTTTATTCCTAGCGTGGTGCCCAAAATTCGTCAATTGCGTCAGATGTGTGATGAAAAGGGTTTGGATCCTTGGATTGAGGTTGATGGTGGTTTAAAAGCTAATAATACTTGGCAGGTATTAGAAGCTGGAGCTAATGCCATTGTAGCAGGTTCAGCTGTATTTAATGCTCCTGACTATGCTCAAGCCATTGAAAATATTCGTCATAGCAAACGTCCTGTCAAGGAACTGGCCGTTTCTCTATAA